Genomic DNA from Bactrocera tryoni isolate S06 unplaced genomic scaffold, CSIRO_BtryS06_freeze2 scaffold_517, whole genome shotgun sequence:
GTCGGGAGAggcacatctgggctgtagggcggctgtggaagcgttgggatgccgaccTTGAGGTAGCTGTGTGAGTAGGGGCGCAgttgtggtgcaacttccaaccAGCAGCGATGTCTTATCGGACTCGATTGACTCTTCGTTTGAGTctgtttagttaaaaaattaaacgaatGCTTAGttgacggtctgagttcaaaaccaaaaaactgTTGCTATACACGTTTGACCGATTTCCGAACACGAACTCGTTtcagcctcttgttttgattcaggatcatgaTTAAAGATCCAAGTCTCttccatagtgatgaatcgacgcaccaaatccactttatcctttttagAACGCTctaaatgttgctgagaaagtcgcaatcgaatgtgtttttgttccattgttagcgaatgcggcacccattgtgAACACAGCacttaaattttactaaatctctctctgtcaatcgacgatcttccaaaatcatatcctgtattttggctatgatttctggtcttcatgcgctttttggacgtccttcacgtggatcgtcttcaaggcgTGAACGACTAGGTCTAAAATCAGCAACCAATCTTTTTACTGTTCTAATCATAGGTGAACAATCATaatacacttttaacattcgttcgtgaatttcttttggtgcttcactttccaaaaaaagaaatttatcactgcacgatattcaactttttccattgtaaaaaatgcTGTGACCCGGTGACGCTAAATGgtttgtaaacaaagaatgaattgacaTATTGAATGAAATGTGTaccaacaaaactaaaaaaatttgagcTATTAGCAATGTCCTCTCctatcgaacgacaaaactttTTGAACAATACCAAATCTTCTGATATATATGTACCAAATCGCTGTAGTTTCATTatgctttaaaatatatttattgaaattaaaaatttaaatgacatttaaaatattaatataaatatataatttaaatattattattttatattacattatattaaatattattatttacaatattttaaatatcctacaaatatttatataatacttgtacatatgtacaatgtcACACACAACgtagttttaaaataatttgctcataataaaaaaatccattaaCTCAAAAATTATGTCTACATATACTTTtgaataataaagttaattacaTTACACAAATGAATTTGAATtcccactttttttaattaatttatttgtaatgctaaataacattattataataaaatagtaaagCAATCAATTACTATCTTTATGTTTCATTTATATCGGTTATATTCTACATGGGTGAGTTCAACGCACATGcaaaaacactttttcaccACGAGTTAAATGGTCTATTcggaaaaaatatacacattttctTTGCATACATAGGTAGACGTGTTAATAACGTGTGAACCAGAGAAAGTAAATTATGGTATACGTTCTCTGGCTTTTTTCTTATAGAATATAACCGagtagaaattaaaaatgaacatGGTAAATTTTGATAATACGCAACTCATATTGGTGAATATGAACTACCGCCACCCTGATTCAACACAGACGGCcatgttaatttttgtttaaaatttaaggtTTCGCTACTTCTTTATACATTGATTTGTTCTTTGTGATGTATTTAGTtagattaaaataatttttaatatgttttgcAAACTGTGTGACAAATATTCAGATGGTTTGCTAGGCATATTCGATGAAGAAGGTGTTGAAATGGGTATTGCTGATATTATCGGGTTACACTTTTGGTTtaaggtacatatatacatacatatgtatattgaataaaGATTTCTTGTATAGATcctacataaataattttagttacaCTCTGATGATGACATATATGCAGCGATTTGCCCAGCGTGCTGGTTAAAATTAAGCGACTTTCACCGATTTTATAAGATGGTAGAGCAGGCTCATTCGGTACTTGCAGATAACAGCATTAAAAAGGAGCCCCTAAGTGAATTAATGGACATTGAATTTATTGATCCTAATGTAACTATTAAAGAAGAACCCGATGAAAAGACAAATTCGAAGGCTAAAAAGTCAACAGACAACTCGAGTGAGGTGATAAATCAATTTTGCGAATTAGAAGTGCCCTCTTCAATTAGTAACGAAGCAACAAATACTGAAACGGACTTGCTAAATCCTTTTAGTGAACTAAGCtcccataaaataaaaaatgacatTTTCGTGAAACTTGAACTTAAAAATGGTGCAAACAATTTACCTACAATTGCAGgtgatataaatatatgtacatatgcacgaACACTTTTTAACGCTTTCATATTATTTTGCATTCTTAAAGGCATAAAATCAACAAATTCAGAAAtccgaaaaaagcaaaaatacgtTACACTTCAATTTTTAGGCTCTAAAAACATGAAGCGTAAAAATGAAAGAGATGAATCTACAAAACCAAATGATTGTCCGAAAAAGATTAAAGGTCGATCAAGTATTAAATCGAGTTCGGAAGACAAAGAGATGGTTAAAAAATACATTCCTATGATCTGCGAGTTGTGCACCTTTATCAGCGAAGACTATTCTTCTGTTAGGAAACACTTCCAAAAACAGCATCCAAAAATAAGATCATACGTAAGATGTTGcaataagaaattatttcacCCTATTGAGATCGTACGTCATGCGTATAAACACGACAATCCTGAATTCTTTAGGTATGTTAAATATATGGATCTATGTTATggtttataattataattccGTTAAAGGTGTAAagactgtaaaaaaaattttgcggaACAGTCAACACTCTCCCGTCATATGATAACTGCACACGCACCAGAGGAGGAACTAAAATACAATTGTGATCAATGTCCTAAGAGATTTCGTTGCCAAAAGAAACTTGAAATTCATAAGAACTCGCATGTGCCCCAGAACGAGCGAATATTCGTTTGTGACCTATGTCCTAATAGCCGCTTCGCCAGTAATGATCTTTTGAAAATTCACGTATGCAAGCAGCACGGTCGACCAACCAATGTTTGTCATGTGTGCGCTAAAGAGATGCGAGATAAAGCGTCATTTGAAAAGCATGTGCGGTCGCATTTCGATGATGGTGGTCCGAAGGTAAAATGCACATTGGATGGTTGTGATCGTTGGCTCAAGGATGAAGATAATCTTCGACGACATATACGAAGATTACATACCAAAGATCAAAAAGCGGT
This window encodes:
- the LOC120781261 gene encoding transcription factor grauzone-like isoform X2 is translated as MFCKLCDKYSDGLLGIFDEEGVEMGIADIIGLHFWFKLHSDDDIYAAICPACWLKLSDFHRFYKMVEQAHSVLADNSIKKEPLSELMDIEFIDPNVTIKEEPDEKTNSKAKKSTDNSSEVINQFCELEVPSSISNEATNTETDLLNPFSELSSHKIKNDIFVKLELKNGANNLPTIAGIKSTNSEIRKKQKYVTLQFLGSKNMKRKNERDESTKPNDCPKKIKGRSSIKSSSEDKEMVKKYIPMICELCTFISEDYSSVRKHFQKQHPKIRSYVRCCNKKLFHPIEIVRHAYKHDNPEFFRCKDCKKNFAEQSTLSRHMITAHAPEEELKYNCDQCPKRFRCQKKLEIHKNSHVPQNERIFVCDLCPNSRFASNDLLKIHVCKQHGRPTNVCHVCAKEMRDKASFEKHVRSHFDDGGPKVKCTLDGCDRWLKDEDNLRRHIRRLHTKDQKAVTCDTCGRECKNQDALTRHKYRVHSNVVFTCEECKKTFKRAIHLRFVYIRIFRNIWHNILVKFFTNVHFVRVLPIQMQICIRIKRKCIP
- the LOC120781261 gene encoding transcription factor grauzone-like isoform X1, giving the protein MFCKLCDKYSDGLLGIFDEEGVEMGIADIIGLHFWFKLHSDDDIYAAICPACWLKLSDFHRFYKMVEQAHSVLADNSIKKEPLSELMDIEFIDPNVTIKEEPDEKTNSKAKKSTDNSSEVINQFCELEVPSSISNEATNTETDLLNPFSELSSHKIKNDIFVKLELKNGANNLPTIAGIKSTNSEIRKKQKYVTLQFLGSKNMKRKNERDESTKPNDCPKKIKGRSSIKSSSEDKEMVKKYIPMICELCTFISEDYSSVRKHFQKQHPKIRSYVRCCNKKLFHPIEIVRHAYKHDNPEFFRCKDCKKNFAEQSTLSRHMITAHAPEEELKYNCDQCPKRFRCQKKLEIHKNSHVPQNERIFVCDLCPNSRFASNDLLKIHVCKQHGRPTNVCHVCAKEMRDKASFEKHVRSHFDDGGPKVKCTLDGCDRWLKDEDNLRRHIRRLHTKDQKAVTCDTCGRECKNQDALTRHKYRVHSNVVFTCEECKKTFKRAIHLREHMAQHTGEILYKCPFCTRTSNSNANMHSHKKKMHPLEWENWKKTNNGSSQQILSNQLENTQNLYSLYNN